Genomic segment of Canis lupus dingo isolate Sandy chromosome 9, ASM325472v2, whole genome shotgun sequence:
GGAAGTTGGAACTTTTATAACGTCCCTGGTGGTGCCACTAGTGGGTGGTGACCTGGGAAGGGGGCAGGCGTAGAGGGAGTTCTATCTTCCAGCCACTGCCCCATATCGTCCCTGTTATCCCTACGGGACAGTCATGaaattccagaaaacaaaacaaaaatcagcgTATGGCGGGTAGCAGCTGCGTGGGGTGACGTGGACGTGCTGAGGGATGGCCGGTGTCCCCGGCCTGCTCCAGGACAGGGTcctgggcaggtgggtgggagggacgGCAGGCTGCAAGGTCCAGCAGCCAGATGAAGAAAAACGTGTGAGCGCACGCGCATTGCCGCCCCCCATGCCTGTTGGCTGCTGAGCTCTCCtgtcccctctgcacccccaggggTTGGGCTTGTGCTCCAGGAGCTGCGTGGAGCAGGTGTCCTGAATGACACCCTGGTGATCTTCACATCCGACAACGGAATCCCCTTCCCCAGCGGCAGGACCAACCTGTACTGGCCGGGCACTGCTGAGCCCTTGCTCATCTCGTCCCCAGAGCACAGGAAACGTTGGGGCCAAGTCAGCGAGGCCTACGTGAGCCTCTTAGGTACAGCTCCGCAGCTCatgcaggggcagggggtgggggtgaaaatCCAGGGCACCACCACGTGTAGATGGTGCTCCGCACCCACTGTTCTACGGGGTTTCTGTACCACCTGGGCAAGGAAGGGACGGCCACCCCTTTCCACGGATGCAGAAACGAGGATCAGAGAGGTGAggtaagttgcccaaggtcacacggttCGTGAGCACCAAGCTCAGGTTTCACCTTGGTCTCAGTCGTGGAGATGGTTGTTTTTCCCACTGGCCCAGTGGTAAGTGTCAGAGTCACCTGGAGCGCTCATCAAGGTCCGCATGGCAGGCCCCATCCCCAGAGTGTCTGGTGTGGTGGACCTGGGGCAAGGcctgggaatttgcatttctgacaagttcccaggGAATACTGATGCTGCGGGCCCTGGGGAACCCCTACCTTGAGGGGTCAGGGCAGCAGGGCCCATGTGGCTTGAGACCCACGTCTCCCTTTGGCCCCAAAGCCCAAGTCAGGGAGCACTGTGGCCACGGCCCAGGGCAGGAATAGATGACCCCCTTCATGGGGGCTTTCGGACTGATCTAAAGGATTGTGGTGGGATCCCGAATACCACCAAGTTGGGGCCTCTTGTCCTAGAGGGCCTAGACAGCATCGACTGGTGTTGGGCCCACAGCAGCTCCTCCCTGTTGGCGATCCGGTGGCCCACCGGCATCCCAGAGTGCCTTGGAGTCAGCGCTTCCATGGCGAGGGCTCTCCTACCCGGGAGGGCCGCCATGCTGAGACGTCTCCTCCTTTCCAGATCTCACGCCCACCATCCTGGATTGGTTCTCCATCCCTTACCCGAGCTACGCCATCTTTGGCTCAAAGACTGTCCAGCTCACTGGCCGGTCTCTCCTGCCAGCGCTGGAGGCAGAGCCCCTCTGGAGCACCGTCTTTGGCAGCCAGAGCCACCACGAGGTCACCATGGCCTACCCCATGCGCTCCGTGCACCACCAGGGCTTCTGCCTTGTGCACAACCTGAACTTCAAAATGCCCTTTCCCATCGACCAGGACTTCTACGTCTCGCCCACCTTTCAGGACCTCCTGAATCGCACCGTGGCCGGCCACCCGACAGGCTGGTATAAGGATCTCCGTCATTACTACTACCGGGAGCGTTGGGAGCTTTACGACAGGAGCCAGGACCCCCACGAGACCCGGAACCTGGCCGCTGACCCATACTATGCCCCGGTTCTGGAGCTGCTTCAGACCCAACTGGCCAAGTGGCAGTGGGAGACCCATGACCCCTGGGTGTGTGCTCCCGATGGTGTCCTGGAAGAGAAGCTCTCCCCCCAGTGCCGGCCACTCCACAATGAGCTGTGACAGTTCCTGGGGGCACGAGGGAGGCCTCCTCAGGCCTGGTCCCCACCTTTTCAGCTGCTGTGGGAGGATGGGCCATAGTGGCCCACCTGAGGAGGGCTCTCCCTGCTGCTGGGGTCATTCCTGCCACTGCCTGGGAGGGAGAGTGGGGCAGGTACcccggccctccctccccccgtgCTAGAGGACACTGCTGTTCCTGTGTCCAAGCCATGTCTCAGCCTAGGAATTCCAGGGGGGCCTGGAGCAGGGTGGGATCCCCAGCCCGTGACCTGTGAGGATGGTTGAGGATGGTCTGGGCAGGGGCGTCTTGTTTCCTGCATTGGGTTGGGGACCTCCAGAGAGAAAGGGCTTGAGATCCTCCTTGTTATTTGGAGCCACAGATGTTCCTGCATCCTTCACCCCAAAGGAGACAGGGCTCCCAGGTACCACACGGGTGACGGGAGGGTTCAAACTACACGCTATGTACGAACATGTTGTCTGCCTTTTATCAATCTCTGGTCTtgaaaaaatctttgaaaaagccTTGGGCTTGTGTTGCTTCCTTTGCTTTGCCCCACGGTCAAGTCCTGGACCCTGGCTGGGCTTCCACTAGGCCACCGATCCATGGCAGGCTCCCCGAGCGCTGACTTTCATCTGGTCTGTATGGACAGGCTCATCCTTCTTTTTGAACGTCCAAGGGTGAAGACCCCCCTCCTTGGCTTGGGTTAGTTCTGTCTGGTTGGATGCCAGTGCTGTGGCACAGATGTTGCTCGTAGATGCTCCACACCTGCCCGGCTTCCACCTGCCAGTGAAGCAACGGCTCTACCTGGGCAAGCCCAGGAAGCGGGAGCTTTTTTGCCTTGAGTGGGTGGGCTCCCactggcctccctcccccaccggCTCCATCCTGGGCGCATGGGGAGAGAGCCACAGGCCAGGGCAcggtaaaagctttttatttgaataaaataacatAGAAGTTCATTTTCTGAACTTGTTTATGGTAATGCCAGCCTGGATTCCAGAGCAGCTTCCTGAGGCGCTCAGATCCGGGCCGCTGGTGCCAAGATGACATTCAGTCCACCACTGTGGGAGGCAAAGCCAGGTCAGGGGGGGGCCTGGGTCCCTGAACCAGGTACGGTGGCCACCAGGCACAAACCCACTGCAAGTACTGTTTCCATTGCTGGGATACCCTGTGTCCCAGTTTGTACACCTAAACTTAGGTGTACCTAACCCAGTTAGTATTTCCTAAACTTGAGTCCCTGAAGCACATCTCAGCCATCAGAAGCTGAGAAAGTTCACCAGGATCACAGGGGGGTTTGCACCTCTGCTCTGGATGGGGGGGCAGTGACTTTGGGGGGCACCAGGGCTACTAGCCTGCTGCCTCAGTGGCTTTAGAACAAGCCCCTTGGCACACTGAAATGCAAAAGGGAAGATTTGGGTCAGACTAGTGGATTTCTGGAGACATCTGGGGCCTCCCGCTCTGCGGGGGGAGGCGCAGGAGATGCCTCCACCACAGAAGTGTTCTCGAGGCCTCTGGTTCAGAACACGGCAACCAAGCCTTGTAGGAGGAGGAGACCGTTTGCACAAAGTGGGCAGATGGTTCAAGTGTGTTCATCTGTGACCTGCATGTATTGTGGGTTCAAGGTTGGACCCCAATGGGAGAGGGGAGCTGATGCCCGGAGAGCTGGGTTGTCGGGTGAGCGCCCCCAAGGCTGTGCCTGAGAGGCTCTGAGCTCAGACCACAGGGACTCAGAGGGGACACCGGAGGCATCAGTGGGGGTTCTGCTCTGTCCACACAACCTTCTTCTGCTCGTCTGCGATGGCCACGCGGACACAGCCAAGCAGGCCTTCCAGGTCACTCCAGCTGTCGGGGGCCAGGCTGCCGTAGAGACAGGGCACTCGGTCCAGctggccctcctcctgcctgcccgCCTCCAGGAGCTGCTCCTCGGAGGTGCTGAGCCGCTGCAGGACCTTCCTGCACAGACCGGACATGGGGGGACACACTCAGGGAGGCGCCCCAGGAGGCTGGCCACCAGCTTGGAGTTGCGGGGACCAGCGTACAGGCGACAGCGCTGCACAAATGCCCTGCTGTGAGGGCTCCAGTGGCTCGTAGAGAAGACGGGAGTCAGGCCCCAGATGGCCTTGCCCCCATGGGGGCGCGGTCTAGTTTACAAGCTCAGCTGACACGTTATCAGGGGCAGCAGGATGCCTGGGCCG
This window contains:
- the SGSH gene encoding N-sulphoglucosamine sulphohydrolase isoform X1 — translated: MRRRGRACGLLLLLLALGLCRPLGARPRNVLLIVADDGGFESGAYNNTAISTPHLDALARRSLVFRNAFTTVSSCSPSRASLLTGLPQHQNGMYGLHQDVHHFNSFDGVRSLPLLLGRAGVRTGIIGKKHVGPESVYPFEFAHTEENSSVLQVGRNITRIKLLVRKFLQTQDDRPFFLYVAFHDPHRCGHSQPQFGTFCEKFGNGESGMGRIPDWTPQTYDPLDVLVPYFVPDTPAARADLAAQYTTIGRMDQGVGLVLQELRGAGVLNDTLVIFTSDNGIPFPSGRTNLYWPGTAEPLLISSPEHRKRWGQVSEAYVSLLDLTPTILDWFSIPYPSYAIFGSKTVQLTGRSLLPALEAEPLWSTVFGSQSHHEVTMAYPMRSVHHQGFCLVHNLNFKMPFPIDQDFYVSPTFQDLLNRTVAGHPTGWYKDLRHYYYRERWELYDRSQDPHETRNLAADPYYAPVLELLQTQLAKWQWETHDPWVCAPDGVLEEKLSPQCRPLHNEL
- the SGSH gene encoding N-sulphoglucosamine sulphohydrolase isoform X2, yielding MYGLHQDVHHFNSFDGVRSLPLLLGRAGVRTGIIGKKHVGPESVYPFEFAHTEENSSVLQVGRNITRIKLLVRKFLQTQDDRPFFLYVAFHDPHRCGHSQPQFGTFCEKFGNGESGMGRIPDWTPQTYDPLDVLVPYFVPDTPAARADLAAQYTTIGRMDQGVGLVLQELRGAGVLNDTLVIFTSDNGIPFPSGRTNLYWPGTAEPLLISSPEHRKRWGQVSEAYVSLLDLTPTILDWFSIPYPSYAIFGSKTVQLTGRSLLPALEAEPLWSTVFGSQSHHEVTMAYPMRSVHHQGFCLVHNLNFKMPFPIDQDFYVSPTFQDLLNRTVAGHPTGWYKDLRHYYYRERWELYDRSQDPHETRNLAADPYYAPVLELLQTQLAKWQWETHDPWVCAPDGVLEEKLSPQCRPLHNEL